The sequence CTGTTAAATCCTTTATATCACTTATACTTTCACCATTTAAAAAGCGTAAAAACTTTTCTTTTAATTTCTCCAGACTTATTATCTTTAATACATACAATAAAAAATACCACAACTGAAAAAATACAGTATAAATTTTCCATGGCTTTTTTGTCAGGTAAAATCTGTAAAAGTCATTCAGAGTTTCCCCGTTATATATAGTTTTATCAAAATCATAAACTGATAATTCCTTCATCATAGCTCTCCTAAAACTCTGTAAATTTCTTCTTTATTTATTATATTTTCTTTCTCTTTTTCAGACGCATCATCCATCATATCCCTAAATCCGGTTTCTTTGATTTTTTCTTTAATTTCCCTCAGAGAATCTGTCTTTCTGAATAACTCATGTACAGTGTCATCAAAGACAAGAACTTCATTTATATTCACCCTTCCGCTGTATCCGGAATTACACGAAGAACATGAATTCCCCAGACATTCCTGACATACTTTCCGTACAAGCCTCTGCGCTACCACACCATTTAGGGAATTGAAAATCAGGTACTCCGGAATTCCCATATCCACTAATCTAAAAATAGTTGACAACGAATCATTGGTATGTATTGTAGCAATTACCAAATGCCCAGTCAACGCAGCTTTTACTGCAATTTCAGCAGTTTCTCCATCTCTTACCTCACCTATTATTACTATATCTGGTTCACATCCTTAAGGCGAAAAAATTTTTTTCAAAATTGTATATATATAATGTAAGAAACAATTTCAAAAACAAGACATAAAATATACTTAATCACACATTTAGAAAAGTGAGGAAGCATATCTCAGCTTCCTCTGAATGATAAATCATTCCTACTGACTTGATTTTATCATTCTTTATAAAAAAAATCAAATTTTAGGAGTTGATAAAATTGACAAAAGAAAAAATAAATAAACTTTTTGAAAAATCACAAGAAATCATAAATATGATTAATAAACTTGGAATTAGTGAATATCACGGATATTCTATTCGAGATACTGCTGTTGGAGAATTTCTCATGTTGGATAGTATCCCCATTGAGCCTGTGATAAAAAGTCTGTAAATAAAAAAATCTTTTTATGATAAACTAAAAACAGGAGGACTTTATTATGA is a genomic window of Sebaldella sp. S0638 containing:
- a CDS encoding GspE/PulE family protein — translated: MVIIGEVRDGETAEIAVKAALTGHLVIATIHTNDSLSTIFRLVDMGIPEYLIFNSLNGVVAQRLVRKVCQECLGNSCSSCNSGYSGRVNINEVLVFDDTVHELFRKTDSLREIKEKIKETGFRDMMDDASEKEKENIINKEEIYRVLGEL